In the genome of Balneola sp., one region contains:
- a CDS encoding DUF4900 domain-containing protein has translation MGKGILLLLSGIVVLTGIIQTRSDQRNKILPEKNAEYYNEVQARNVSKSLIDNAIELMKKNTDWAGSISSDSNYFGSGTLTSYTINSDSYPADHSVTSWDQYKILLNSIGRFEKDGVTYEVTTEVLMRQDSYSKYSYLTESELSSSGSNIWFWDKDELWGPIHTNGTYKMSGSPTFNGLTTSPNMWDGHPTNPTSPVFNGGSNFFAPYKSPPDSYELSKLTSAASSGGITYSNQIEVDFYEYSNEGYVNIREYSSGSWSSWDSHKLSDTNGIISTSGRIDVKGVVKGSVTLHSETLIEIDGDITYSTNPIVDSTSTDLLGLVSEGSVRIDRDAHTASGTQDLDIHATIMALNTSFYVESYWTGSSRGKLNLLGGIVQKNRGAVGTFSGTSIVSGYTKNYQYDNRLRSQIPPEFPRESIFSILYWKDKVSKVGS, from the coding sequence ATGGGAAAAGGAATATTACTTTTGTTATCAGGTATTGTAGTTCTAACTGGGATTATTCAAACCAGAAGTGATCAAAGGAATAAAATACTACCTGAAAAAAATGCGGAATATTATAATGAAGTCCAGGCTCGAAATGTATCAAAAAGCCTAATTGATAATGCAATAGAGCTCATGAAAAAAAATACAGACTGGGCAGGAAGTATTTCTTCAGATTCCAATTACTTCGGTTCAGGAACACTAACTTCTTATACTATTAATAGTGATTCTTATCCAGCCGATCATAGTGTTACTTCCTGGGATCAATACAAAATTCTTCTGAATAGCATAGGCCGTTTCGAAAAAGACGGGGTTACTTACGAGGTGACAACTGAGGTATTAATGCGTCAGGATTCCTATTCGAAATACTCTTATTTAACAGAATCTGAGCTTAGCTCTTCCGGTTCAAATATATGGTTCTGGGATAAAGATGAATTATGGGGCCCAATTCACACAAACGGAACTTATAAGATGTCCGGTTCACCTACATTTAATGGGTTAACTACCAGCCCGAATATGTGGGATGGCCATCCTACGAATCCAACAAGCCCCGTTTTTAATGGAGGATCAAACTTCTTTGCTCCTTACAAAAGCCCTCCGGATAGCTATGAATTATCAAAATTGACCTCTGCAGCAAGTTCCGGAGGTATTACCTACTCCAACCAAATTGAAGTAGATTTCTATGAGTACAGTAATGAGGGATATGTAAATATCCGCGAGTATTCGAGTGGGAGTTGGAGCAGCTGGGATAGTCATAAATTAAGCGATACGAACGGCATTATCTCTACTTCCGGGAGAATTGATGTTAAAGGAGTAGTAAAAGGTTCGGTTACGCTTCATTCTGAAACGCTGATAGAAATTGACGGAGATATCACTTATTCAACAAACCCAATAGTTGATTCTACTTCAACAGACCTTCTAGGCTTGGTAAGCGAAGGTAGCGTTCGCATCGACCGGGATGCACATACTGCATCCGGTACTCAGGATTTAGATATTCATGCAACTATAATGGCTTTAAATACCTCTTTTTATGTTGAGAGCTACTGGACTGGTAGTTCAAGAGGTAAACTGAACCTACTTGGGGGAATTGTTCAAAAAAACCGGGGAGCTGTTGGTACTTTTTCAGGTACTTCTATCGTGTCGGGATACACAAAAAACTATCAATATGACAATAGACTAAGGAGCCAAATTCCTCCTGAATTTCCTAGGGAAAGTATTTTCTCTATCCTTTATTGGAAAGATAAAGTAAGTAAAGTTGGAAGCTGA
- a CDS encoding DUF4900 domain-containing protein yields MGKSLLFLVGGLTIITGLVNVQNSDRMQDLPEITNAYYEEQVAKNIAKSLIDNAIENMKADNNWTDSLTLTEVMDAGAMLTRDNDLLKTNVTKLLAGQSVEEAQVEELELDVLQSKLLQNKMSGSLKSYTQSSSDKPSNSVGSWDEYKVLLMSTSTYDNIEVTTEVLMQRDSFSKYSYMTNSELSSTGGNIWFMSADNIYGPIHTNGTFKMSGNPSFYGLITSPNNWQAHSTNPTNPNFFGGENFNAPVKDSPTSYELSKLTAAAAEGGLTFDGDIDIDFYESGGVGYADINKAVVTSYTCGTNRRPRICYNTTWVQETLDLSTIDGVISTSGKISVEGTVKGAITLHSEDEIEIVGDIFYHTSPVVDSSSTDLLGLVSEGDVIIDQNAHSASGTQDVTIHASIMALNNSFYVENYSSGGIRGTLNLLGGLIQQNRGPVGTFSGSTMVTGYQKNYQYDGRLKGNIPPSFPRESVFSIVYWKEEITDTSN; encoded by the coding sequence ATGGGAAAGAGTTTGTTATTCTTAGTTGGCGGTTTAACAATTATTACAGGGTTAGTTAATGTTCAAAACTCTGATAGAATGCAGGACTTGCCCGAAATCACCAACGCATACTATGAAGAACAGGTAGCAAAAAATATCGCAAAAAGTCTCATCGATAATGCTATCGAGAATATGAAAGCTGATAATAACTGGACAGATAGTTTAACCCTTACAGAAGTAATGGATGCTGGTGCCATGTTAACAAGAGATAATGATTTATTGAAAACGAATGTCACCAAGCTCTTAGCAGGGCAATCCGTTGAGGAGGCTCAAGTTGAAGAACTAGAACTGGATGTATTACAGTCGAAGCTTTTACAGAATAAAATGTCTGGAAGTTTAAAAAGCTATACTCAATCATCATCTGATAAACCATCCAATAGCGTAGGTAGCTGGGACGAATATAAAGTACTGTTAATGAGCACGAGCACCTATGATAATATTGAAGTCACTACCGAAGTACTTATGCAAAGAGACTCGTTCTCGAAATACTCCTATATGACTAATTCTGAACTCAGCTCTACTGGTGGAAATATCTGGTTTATGAGTGCAGACAATATTTATGGCCCTATTCATACCAATGGTACATTTAAAATGTCTGGTAACCCATCTTTTTATGGATTAATTACCAGCCCAAATAATTGGCAAGCTCATAGTACTAATCCAACCAACCCAAATTTTTTCGGTGGGGAAAACTTCAATGCCCCCGTAAAGGACTCTCCCACCTCTTATGAGTTAAGTAAATTGACTGCAGCGGCAGCGGAAGGAGGATTAACATTTGATGGAGACATAGATATCGACTTCTATGAAAGTGGCGGAGTTGGATACGCAGACATTAATAAAGCAGTTGTAACCTCTTATACTTGTGGAACCAATCGTCGTCCAAGAATATGCTACAATACCACCTGGGTACAAGAAACCCTAGACCTTTCAACTATTGACGGGGTGATTTCTACATCAGGGAAGATTTCTGTAGAAGGAACCGTTAAAGGTGCAATTACTCTTCACTCAGAAGATGAAATTGAAATCGTAGGAGATATCTTCTACCATACAAGCCCAGTTGTTGATAGTTCCTCAACCGATCTTCTTGGTCTGGTAAGTGAGGGTGATGTAATTATAGATCAAAACGCACATAGTGCTTCTGGTACTCAGGATGTTACCATACACGCGTCTATTATGGCACTTAATAATTCTTTCTATGTCGAGAATTATAGTAGTGGTGGAATTAGAGGAACTCTGAACCTACTAGGTGGACTAATACAACAAAACAGAGGTCCAGTAGGAACTTTCTCAGGGAGTACAATGGTAACAGGATATCAGAAGAACTATCAGTATGATGGTCGTTTAAAGGGAAATATTCCACCATCCTTTCCTAGAGAGAGTGTATTCTCCATTGTATACTGGAAAGAAGAAATTACGGACACTTCAAATTAA
- a CDS encoding DUF2341 domain-containing protein yields MCIPRSSHIGFILLFLFGLSEIAQAQLGSFANRKKYIVESDSVSGSSDLVDFPVLISITDPEFAYNATPGTGTDNINGFDIAFTADDGTTELDFELESYNSGTGEIIFWVRFPTLSPATDTQFFIYYGDATITTDQSSTSTWDSNYQLVMHMDDVTDATSNSNDGTNNGTVSATGFIGNGRDFEYQDSDFITVADDPSLDITGEITISFWYNPESTVNGDGGAPDLVTKGTNASYEAAFRGGPRMQFRKNGGNNLNAAAAFNVTASTWYYFNYVQTSTGRIIYQDGTSIRTDANITAFATNNDDLQISRSGDAADGIMDEVRISDIARSADWIATEYNNQLSPGAFIEELDDIPGLSNIETDTQFYTAGGSDVFITNTLLIGDHPTVSTFDSAIVQITANLDGVDDNLNFTDGVITGTYTPSTGKLLLTGTADTTDYKSAIRSITYSNDNLVSPGQLTRTISITAYDGNSPTNTATRDLDVIITLSDLTTDISDNVFHLDAQDVDGDGIANTADGATISTWTDLNTTNNFDFDAGTAPVFDTDGFGERGSVMYDGGTSTLLTRASDVLINNSIFSQKSFALVFRTGSDITGFQVIFEQSNGTQGYNFTLEDGVLYAQAYSRNDDNWGSTNPIRHKSINLGAVQTNSSYTLLAYHDSNLWTAQVNESAFSSFTDAGPMPANGSPLGLGGNSDNTKNPVTLSNENGFFTGQIGEIASWNTVLSGGQIASLNTYFNDRWGNTAPILGAIEGTNIDFTEGDPDTVITSTIAVTDGDPHENMDSAKVSVTANFVTGTDSLIFVDTGNITGSYDGVSGVLTLSGSDTKANYQTALRSVFYRNSSTNPTVSTRTIEFEIYDWDDVSNTQSRNINVIDIASTPILADIEADALSYNEGDGAVAITSAIALSDFDDTDMESATISITANYTLGEDFLDFTDTGNITGSFASGTGILTLSGTDTKANYQAALQAVTYENTSSDPVELTRTISFVVNDGDNDSNTETRDITVVAANSAPILSSIESDNLSYPSEAVQITNTIVVSDPDDTFLDSAIVVISENLKPAEDSLIYSTIFGITGTYDTGTGRLKLIGNNLLSDYESALRSVHYKNFATIPSGTQRVVSFIVSDGSLKSDSLKRTIDVSPVESIPNLEVWLRADAGISEGDGVAVTTWADQSGNGNDYVGTAGTGTAPTYIASSSGLNSQPSVQFAGNGDHFLDSDGDVNYIDNASEFSLFIVYQSDVTNTDRGLFIAETPANDDKTLTIRYDASGANGNGAFSNIVKTGILANGADNQLESFSDIQTTDAQIISLQWESGITYDLYVDGILNNPSSAADPPPSGTITAATTAILGKGGKDDPQNSDLSWDGEIAEFIYYSRSITQTERESIEDYLADKYDQAIRKITPATGGETISADDANTTYTALSGPFVQEGFIGEFTASGTFILNTPSGYEWNTSATIGVTESPAFGGSTELMASYNAGSSSSTTLQFDIDAASTTNPGQLEFTGLEIRPTSGTIPNTGNITNTGTTGQGGTTNYGTITMVAGANDSLIFVQQPTATNVDSIITPAVRVQLVDQYGNSIEQSGVDISLALASGSTGNLSQTTPIQTNALGIAEFDTLSVDDIGTKELVATSSGLSPDTSSTFEIVNAGTLTGFTVERVPSGSISSKTAGQTFNIIITAVDGTSTTITTFNGTVVISSSCTMGTGQGTTGSFTNGVLESTTVSLTSVGTCDITATNSSGSETGTSNTFTVSAGAASEVTSTITASPTVILNDGITTSTITVALKDVYGNDLTTGGDVVALSITPTALGSLGSVTDVGDGTYTATLTSSTTEGTDNITGTVNAATITDDADVEYALFSHIWDSQLGSASDASNWEDVANWNVGTQPGASSVVFIPASPDVGNEQPVIDEAGSTVASVTMETGASLTISGGINFTITGDLSGGSILGTNADSLTVGGDVLNVTTINVGTVILNGSVAQSITDPHSYTNLVIDNASGVSVEENLVISDSLKLESGELFLPSGTNLIAEGISYGSGSLRFQRTITGDIGWRMLSSPVSSTFGDLLDGVLTQGYSGAFYDISSSPGDTVQSNVIYYVESYDDSGNGATDNQRFRAPTSSAESLTAGQGIFVFFFGDVAADSRYNDPLPDTMDVSGQEFGLSGEVDFGITYTTTADSGWNLVGNPFGATIDWDDSPNWTKTNVDGTIYVWDPAANGGDGEYLTWNGSTGTLGSGLIAPFQGFWVKANDASPDLRVTTDAKTTGGSFLRKEIKSPEENPMFELELNIDGLQKKTSLLFTDEGRMGKDLLDGFTLLPLTDNRLDLHTLLDDGASLAINHLPTLRDNRIVIPLVIRGYIDGEPISGEYLLRFINADNLPDDWLVLLIDKETGNEVNLVTNEEQRIFHTTRGKAKVGNPLSSPDLVFLESLATRYTLMITTEEIEANIPRSIFLDQNYPNPFNPSTTIPFGLNETSNVELTIYDILGRKVQTLINGERSAGRYEVTFNSRDLSSGVYFYRLVTDERTLTKRFTLIK; encoded by the coding sequence ATGTGTATTCCGAGAAGTTCACATATCGGTTTTATCCTATTATTTTTATTTGGATTAAGTGAAATTGCACAAGCACAGTTAGGTTCTTTCGCTAATCGAAAAAAGTATATTGTTGAAAGTGATAGCGTAAGCGGGTCTTCAGACCTCGTTGATTTTCCAGTCTTAATTAGTATTACAGATCCCGAATTCGCCTATAATGCTACGCCAGGTACCGGGACAGATAATATTAATGGTTTTGATATCGCTTTTACCGCAGACGATGGTACAACAGAACTGGATTTTGAACTAGAGTCTTATAATTCAGGTACCGGAGAAATTATATTCTGGGTAAGGTTCCCCACTCTAAGCCCTGCTACAGATACCCAATTCTTTATCTATTATGGAGATGCCACTATAACTACCGATCAAAGCTCGACCTCTACCTGGGATTCAAACTACCAGTTAGTTATGCATATGGATGATGTAACTGATGCAACTTCCAATTCAAATGATGGAACTAATAATGGTACTGTATCAGCTACAGGTTTTATAGGGAATGGCAGGGATTTCGAATACCAGGATAGTGACTTTATAACTGTAGCTGATGATCCTTCACTGGATATTACCGGGGAAATCACCATTTCATTCTGGTATAACCCTGAGTCAACAGTAAATGGTGATGGAGGAGCTCCCGATTTAGTTACAAAAGGGACAAACGCCTCTTATGAAGCAGCTTTTAGAGGTGGGCCACGGATGCAGTTTAGAAAAAATGGTGGAAATAATCTTAATGCTGCCGCCGCTTTTAACGTGACTGCCTCAACCTGGTATTATTTTAACTATGTACAAACTTCAACTGGACGAATTATTTATCAGGATGGCACCTCAATTAGAACTGATGCAAATATCACTGCTTTTGCTACTAATAATGATGATCTGCAAATTTCAAGGAGCGGAGATGCAGCAGATGGTATTATGGATGAAGTTCGAATATCTGATATAGCCCGTTCTGCTGATTGGATTGCCACTGAATACAACAACCAACTTAGTCCGGGTGCATTTATTGAAGAACTTGATGATATACCAGGTTTAAGTAATATCGAAACCGACACGCAGTTTTATACTGCAGGAGGTTCCGATGTGTTTATTACCAACACGCTTCTCATCGGAGATCACCCGACTGTATCTACTTTTGACAGTGCCATAGTTCAAATAACAGCGAACCTGGACGGAGTTGATGACAATCTTAATTTCACGGATGGTGTGATAACAGGCACTTATACTCCTTCAACAGGTAAGCTATTACTTACTGGAACTGCAGATACAACCGATTATAAATCCGCAATACGAAGCATCACATATAGCAATGATAATCTGGTTTCTCCCGGTCAACTAACCAGAACTATTTCTATTACCGCTTATGATGGAAACAGCCCTACAAATACTGCTACAAGGGATCTTGATGTCATTATTACTCTTTCTGATTTAACTACAGATATTTCCGACAATGTTTTTCACTTAGATGCCCAGGATGTAGATGGCGATGGAATAGCCAATACTGCGGATGGAGCTACTATTTCTACCTGGACGGATTTAAATACAACTAACAATTTTGATTTCGATGCTGGTACTGCTCCTGTATTTGATACCGATGGTTTTGGAGAACGTGGCTCGGTAATGTATGATGGAGGCACTTCGACCTTACTCACAAGAGCAAGTGATGTATTAATCAACAATAGTATTTTCAGTCAAAAATCATTTGCCCTGGTTTTTAGGACTGGAAGTGATATCACTGGCTTCCAGGTAATCTTTGAACAGAGCAACGGTACACAAGGATATAATTTTACTTTAGAAGATGGGGTACTTTATGCCCAAGCTTATAGCCGTAACGATGATAATTGGGGAAGTACTAACCCTATTCGTCATAAATCGATAAATCTAGGCGCTGTTCAAACCAATTCATCTTATACCCTTTTAGCATATCATGACTCAAATCTCTGGACAGCCCAAGTAAATGAAAGCGCATTTAGTTCTTTTACCGATGCTGGCCCTATGCCTGCCAACGGGAGTCCTTTAGGACTAGGAGGAAATAGTGACAATACAAAAAACCCGGTTACCCTTTCTAATGAAAATGGGTTCTTTACCGGACAAATCGGGGAAATTGCCTCATGGAATACAGTACTAAGTGGAGGACAAATAGCTAGTCTTAATACTTATTTCAATGATCGTTGGGGTAATACCGCACCTATTTTGGGAGCCATTGAAGGTACCAATATTGATTTCACAGAAGGTGATCCTGACACTGTAATTACAAGCACAATTGCGGTAACTGATGGTGATCCACATGAAAATATGGACAGTGCGAAAGTCTCTGTTACCGCAAATTTTGTTACGGGTACAGATTCTTTAATCTTTGTGGATACTGGAAATATAACAGGATCATATGACGGAGTCTCTGGGGTACTCACCTTAAGCGGAAGTGATACCAAAGCTAACTACCAAACTGCGCTTCGCTCAGTTTTTTATAGAAACTCTTCCACAAACCCTACGGTAAGTACCCGAACTATTGAATTCGAAATCTATGATTGGGATGATGTAAGTAATACTCAAAGCAGAAATATTAATGTAATTGATATTGCTTCTACCCCAATTCTTGCAGACATCGAAGCTGATGCTCTCTCCTACAATGAAGGAGATGGAGCAGTTGCGATTACAAGTGCCATCGCCCTTTCTGATTTTGATGATACAGATATGGAAAGCGCTACTATTTCCATTACTGCAAATTATACCCTTGGAGAAGACTTCCTGGATTTCACCGATACAGGAAATATTACCGGAAGCTTCGCGTCAGGGACAGGAATACTCACCCTTTCGGGTACAGACACGAAAGCCAATTACCAGGCTGCATTGCAAGCAGTGACTTATGAAAACACCAGTTCCGATCCGGTTGAACTTACTCGTACCATCTCCTTTGTGGTTAATGATGGAGATAATGATAGTAATACAGAGACCAGAGACATCACAGTAGTAGCAGCTAATTCAGCTCCTATCCTTTCTTCGATTGAGTCTGATAACCTGTCTTATCCTAGCGAAGCTGTTCAAATCACAAATACAATTGTTGTTTCTGACCCTGATGACACCTTCCTGGATAGTGCAATTGTAGTAATATCCGAGAACCTTAAACCTGCTGAAGATTCGCTCATTTATTCGACCATCTTCGGAATAACAGGTACTTATGATACTGGCACAGGAAGACTCAAACTTATTGGTAACAACCTTCTTAGTGATTATGAATCTGCATTACGATCTGTTCATTATAAAAACTTCGCCACTATTCCTTCCGGTACTCAACGTGTAGTAAGTTTTATTGTGAGCGATGGTTCTTTAAAAAGTGATTCTCTAAAAAGGACCATTGATGTAAGCCCAGTTGAAAGTATTCCAAATCTTGAGGTATGGCTGCGTGCGGATGCTGGAATTTCCGAAGGGGACGGAGTAGCAGTCACTACGTGGGCAGATCAAAGCGGCAATGGAAATGATTACGTTGGAACAGCAGGTACTGGTACTGCTCCTACTTATATAGCAAGCTCTTCCGGACTAAATAGTCAACCTTCTGTTCAATTTGCAGGAAACGGGGATCATTTTCTGGACTCAGATGGGGACGTGAATTATATAGATAACGCCTCCGAATTTAGCCTTTTCATTGTCTATCAATCAGATGTTACGAATACCGATAGAGGACTATTTATTGCAGAAACACCAGCCAATGATGATAAGACTCTGACTATACGCTATGATGCATCTGGTGCAAATGGAAATGGTGCTTTTAGCAATATTGTCAAAACGGGAATACTTGCAAACGGTGCTGATAATCAATTAGAAAGTTTCTCTGACATACAAACCACAGATGCTCAAATTATAAGCTTGCAGTGGGAAAGCGGTATTACATATGATCTATATGTTGACGGAATTCTTAATAATCCAAGTTCTGCAGCCGACCCCCCTCCATCCGGAACAATCACTGCAGCAACTACTGCAATTTTAGGAAAAGGCGGTAAAGACGACCCACAGAACTCAGATCTCAGTTGGGATGGAGAAATTGCAGAATTTATTTATTACAGCAGAAGCATCACTCAAACTGAGAGAGAAAGTATAGAAGATTATCTGGCGGATAAATATGACCAGGCTATTCGAAAAATAACCCCTGCAACCGGGGGTGAAACTATATCGGCGGATGATGCAAATACAACCTATACTGCTTTATCTGGACCATTTGTCCAGGAAGGGTTTATTGGAGAATTCACAGCTAGCGGAACCTTTATTTTAAACACACCCTCTGGCTATGAATGGAATACAAGCGCAACTATAGGGGTAACCGAATCTCCAGCTTTTGGTGGTTCTACAGAGTTAATGGCTTCTTATAACGCCGGTAGCAGTTCAAGCACTACCCTTCAATTCGATATTGACGCTGCATCAACCACTAACCCCGGACAGCTTGAATTTACAGGATTGGAGATTCGACCTACTTCAGGAACCATTCCCAATACTGGAAATATCACCAACACGGGTACAACCGGGCAAGGAGGAACCACCAATTATGGTACCATTACCATGGTTGCCGGAGCTAATGATAGCCTCATCTTTGTACAACAGCCTACAGCTACAAATGTAGACAGTATCATCACCCCTGCCGTACGTGTTCAATTAGTAGATCAATATGGGAATAGCATAGAGCAGTCCGGAGTTGATATTTCTCTGGCTCTTGCTTCAGGTAGTACCGGAAATCTCTCTCAAACAACCCCTATACAAACTAATGCTCTTGGTATTGCTGAATTCGATACCCTATCTGTAGATGACATCGGTACAAAAGAATTAGTTGCTACTAGTTCAGGATTAAGCCCGGATACCAGCTCTACCTTTGAAATTGTTAACGCTGGTACCTTAACAGGCTTTACAGTAGAGCGTGTTCCATCAGGAAGTATTAGCTCTAAAACAGCCGGTCAAACTTTTAACATAATTATTACAGCGGTAGATGGTACATCGACTACAATTACTACTTTCAATGGTACTGTAGTCATTTCTTCCAGCTGTACAATGGGTACTGGCCAGGGAACAACAGGAAGTTTTACCAATGGTGTACTGGAGTCTACCACTGTTAGCCTTACTAGTGTCGGGACATGTGATATCACTGCTACAAACTCTTCCGGTTCCGAAACAGGGACAAGTAATACATTCACTGTAAGTGCTGGTGCAGCTTCTGAAGTAACTTCAACGATAACAGCATCCCCTACTGTAATACTCAATGATGGAATTACTACTTCTACTATCACCGTAGCTTTGAAAGATGTTTATGGTAATGATCTAACAACAGGAGGTGATGTTGTTGCCCTGTCAATCACTCCTACTGCGCTAGGATCACTTGGCTCTGTTACTGATGTTGGAGATGGTACATATACTGCAACCTTAACTTCATCTACTACCGAAGGCACTGATAATATTACTGGTACTGTAAATGCAGCTACGATTACAGACGACGCCGATGTAGAGTACGCATTATTTAGTCATATTTGGGATAGTCAGTTAGGTTCGGCTAGTGATGCTTCTAATTGGGAAGATGTAGCGAACTGGAATGTAGGTACCCAACCAGGTGCTTCTTCAGTTGTATTCATACCTGCCAGCCCGGATGTAGGAAATGAGCAGCCAGTAATTGATGAAGCAGGTTCTACTGTGGCTTCTGTAACCATGGAAACCGGAGCTTCTTTAACTATTTCCGGAGGTATCAATTTTACAATCACAGGAGATCTTTCAGGAGGAAGCATTTTAGGGACTAATGCCGATAGCCTGACTGTTGGTGGAGATGTACTAAATGTTACAACAATTAATGTTGGTACGGTTATCCTTAATGGCTCTGTTGCTCAAAGTATTACTGACCCGCATAGCTATACAAATCTAGTGATTGACAATGCATCCGGGGTTTCTGTAGAGGAAAACCTGGTTATTTCAGATTCGCTAAAACTGGAAAGTGGTGAATTATTCCTCCCAAGCGGGACTAACCTGATAGCAGAAGGTATTTCGTATGGATCAGGATCTCTCAGATTTCAGCGTACTATTACCGGAGATATTGGATGGCGTATGTTATCATCTCCTGTTTCTTCTACCTTCGGAGATTTGCTGGATGGAGTATTGACTCAAGGGTACTCAGGAGCGTTTTATGATATCAGTTCCAGTCCAGGAGATACTGTGCAGTCTAATGTTATTTACTACGTGGAAAGCTATGATGATAGTGGAAATGGAGCTACCGACAATCAACGCTTCCGTGCACCAACTAGTTCTGCTGAATCACTAACTGCAGGACAAGGCATATTTGTCTTCTTCTTTGGAGATGTGGCGGCAGATTCCAGGTATAACGACCCTCTGCCTGATACTATGGATGTTTCAGGGCAGGAATTTGGATTATCAGGGGAGGTCGACTTCGGAATTACCTATACCACCACTGCTGATTCTGGATGGAACCTGGTTGGTAATCCATTCGGAGCAACCATCGACTGGGATGATTCTCCAAATTGGACCAAAACCAATGTGGATGGTACCATTTATGTATGGGATCCAGCAGCAAACGGTGGGGATGGTGAATACTTAACCTGGAATGGAAGCACTGGAACCTTAGGAAGTGGATTAATTGCACCTTTCCAGGGATTTTGGGTGAAAGCTAATGATGCTTCACCAGATTTAAGGGTTACAACCGATGCTAAAACTACAGGTGGCTCTTTTCTTAGAAAGGAAATCAAATCGCCTGAAGAAAACCCAATGTTTGAACTCGAACTAAACATCGATGGCCTTCAAAAGAAAACAAGTCTATTATTCACGGATGAAGGCCGCATGGGTAAAGATCTGCTTGATGGATTCACCCTCTTGCCTTTAACTGATAATCGATTAGACCTTCACACTCTCTTAGACGATGGTGCTTCTTTGGCAATCAATCACCTTCCTACTTTAAGGGATAATCGAATTGTTATTCCATTAGTAATTCGAGGCTATATAGATGGAGAACCTATTTCCGGTGAGTATTTACTTCGATTTATTAATGCAGACAACCTCCCAGATGACTGGCTTGTGTTACTTATCGATAAAGAAACAGGAAATGAGGTAAATCTTGTTACTAATGAAGAGCAAAGAATATTCCATACAACCAGAGGAAAGGCAAAAGTTGGTAACCCATTAAGTAGTCCCGATTTGGTGTTCCTGGAGTCATTAGCTACTCGATACACCTTAATGATTACAACAGAAGAGATAGAAGCGAATATCCCAAGAAGTATTTTCCTGGATCAAAACTACCCAAATCCATTTAATCCATCTACTACCATTCCATTTGGACTAAATGAGACTTCCAATGTTGAGCTCACCATCTATGATATTTTAGGAAGAAAAGTTCAAACATTAATTAATGGCGAGAGAAGTGCCGGACGTTATGAAGTAACCTTCAATTCAAGAGATCTTTCCAGTGGCGTCTATTTCTACCGACTCGTAACTGATGAACGAACACTTACAAAACGCTTTACTCTTATTAAGTAA